One genomic segment of Pleurodeles waltl isolate 20211129_DDA chromosome 11, aPleWal1.hap1.20221129, whole genome shotgun sequence includes these proteins:
- the LOC138265985 gene encoding trans-Golgi network integral membrane protein 2-like produces MITMRLLVLIVFLSGVLAIGNSGGPVEGSLVTEPSAVQDGVEDDSEEKNTPIAEKGMFINASQTSVKNLSDTSRKEYSTQDVEDSAVPNLPDAELKIPLSTVEKEKALKEDRKYLPTQDGEKVEEMQPSLTMVEGVKPMTYEVSPSSQNEEMKLPNQEKEEKTRVKTLTKEPWLKDSSIQKWEEEKQLTLDEEKVSEPDSEQSFSDVAEEVPLDEVESLTKNAEGVKKPLLLDDEEAKTLFEALWEDVNEEADASNFSEESEGGQPNATSVPLNEDDLVKASIPQMGDNETLQDDSYTVFVFEKDDDDEDAVSQSHEEYGNANTWVIFEEDEDDEDTTSESWIEPGEMTWLAFDDEDNSNESMMRNSSVLISQRQDDGDKDGVLVRLEPGDDDDATPESQEGFDEILYQDRNNGIKTGYDFSDQKNRNSQKEETLSRHFYAYLVATAIIIIILYAVYHNNGKIIAFVMEKKSKGGWRTSDANYQFLDNKV; encoded by the exons GTCCTGTTGAGGGCAGTCTTGTGACTGAACCATCAGCTGTTCAGGACGGGGTAGAGGATGATTCTGAAGAGAAGAACACACCTATTGCTGAAAAAGGAATGTTTATTAATGCCTCTCAGACCAGTGTGAAGAACCTCTCTGACACCTCAAGAAAAGAGTATAGTACACAGGATGTGGAAGACAGTGCAGTACCCAACCTACCAGATGCAGAATTGAAGATACCTTTGAGTACTGTGGAGAAAGAGAAAGCCTTAAAAGAAGACAGAAAGTATTTACCAACACAGGATGGAGAAAAGGTTGAGGAGATGCAGCCATCTCTGActatggttgagggggtgaaacctatGACTTATGAGGTAAGCCCTTCAAGCCAAAATGAGGAGATGAAACTGCCAAAtcaagaaaaggaagagaaaaccaGAGTGAAAACACTAACCAAAGAGCCGTGGTTGAAAGACTCCTCAATTCAGAAGTGGGAGGAGGAAAAACAACTAACGCTGGACGAGGAGAAAGTAAGTGAACCAGACAGTGAGCAGTCTTTCAGCGATGTTGCAGAGGAGGTGCCACTGGATGAGGTGGAATCACTGACGAAGAATGCAGAGGGTGTGAAGAAGCCGTTGCTTCTGGATGATGAAGAGGCAAAGACCTTGTTCGAAGCTTTGTGGGAGGATGTAAATGAGGAAGCCGATGCCTCAAACTTTTCTGAGGAGTCAGAGGGTGGTCAACCAAATGCGACCAGTGTTCCACTGAACGAGGATGACTTGGTGAAAGCTTCAATCCCACAGATGGGAGACAACGAAACATTACAAGATGACAGTTACACAGTGTTTGTCTTTgagaaggatgatgatgatgaagatgcagTGTCCCAATCCCATGAGGAATATGGCAATGCTAACACATGGGTGATCTTCGAGGAGGATGAGGACGATGAAGATACAACTTCTGAGTCCTGGATAGAACCTGGCGAAATGACGTGGTTAGCGTTTGATGATGAGGACAACTCCAATGAAAGCAtgatgaggaacagcagtgttttAATTTCACAGAGGCAAGATGACGGTGACAAAGATGGAGTTCTAGTCCGCCTGGAACCAGGCGATGATGATGATGCAACTCCAGAGTCACAGGAGGGTTTTGATGAAATTTTGTATCAGGACAGAAATAATGGTATCAAGACTGGATATGATTTTTCAGACCAGAAGAATCGGAACAGCCAAAAAGAAGAGACCTTAAGCAGACATTTCTATGCTTACCTGGTGGCTACAGCGATAATCATAATTATTCTATATGCTGTTTACCACAATAATGGAAAG ATCATTGCTTTTGTCATGGAGAAAAAATCTAAAGGAGGTTGGCGTACCAGTGATGCAAATTACCAGTTCCTCGATAACAAG GTGTAA